A genomic stretch from Microcebus murinus isolate Inina chromosome 11, M.murinus_Inina_mat1.0, whole genome shotgun sequence includes:
- the FASTKD3 gene encoding FAST kinase domain-containing protein 3, mitochondrial isoform X1 yields MALITLRRNVCHLAAFWIHGAALKNQPINHVHKAVKGHHLCPWFCSQPPELFRVRFRHACCKKFHSENGNDPHPVGEPVYSQVRDWDRLEQNLKNEDEQLFIRRLNGFTSSEEVLSFISTMETLPDAVAAGALQRICEVEKKGGDRRLPKDILENSLFQALCFQFEQEPSHLSNTSLVAALHSLILLHVDPQSNLLLNLVAECQDRLKRGGLEVHNLCILGESLIRLQGPDCVTLELILYQLQGEKLETFTPEDIVALYRILQACAEKMDQHQTFLNKINNFSLSIVYSLSPKLISQMLTALVALDQTQALPLVIKLGKYVVRHITHFTNEELGRVLEAFIYFGHSDRFFTQALEQYVTTLSLTLDPEVVSKIMEYCSRKLILSKPIFDAVAESFVCQTEKFSPSQVSKLIEPFGKLNYLPPNASALFRKLENMLFTHFNYFPPKTLLGLLHSCSLIERHPVNFMAKIFSPFFLQRLQGEESYLDRLSLARLTQLFLTSVLECHFYKGPKLLPNFRVRSFLTPCCSLETPMDFQLYKSVMVGLIDLLGARLYFASKVLTPYCYTIDVEIKLDEEGFVLPFMVDEDVHQRVALCIDGPKRFCPNSKHLLGKEAIKQRHLQLLGYEVVQIPYHEIDMLKSRLELVEYLQRKLFSQRSGDHW; encoded by the exons ATGGCTTTAATCACCCTGCGGAGGAATGTTTGTCACTTAGCTGCTTTTTGGATACACGGAGCTGCTCTAAAAAATCAACCTATAAATCATGTTCACAAGGCAGTCAAGGGACATCATCTGTGTCCTTGGTTCTGTTCACAACCACCTGAGCTTTTCCGGGTAAGATTTCGTCACGCCTGTTGTAAAAAGTTTCattcagaaaatggaaatgacCCTCATCCAGTTGGTGAGCCAGTATACTCTCAAGTACGTGACTGGGACAGGCTTgaacaaaatcttaaaaatgaggaCGAACAGCTATTTATCAGGAGACTAAACGGCTTCACTTCCTCAGAAGAAGTGTTAAGTTTCATAAGCACAATGGAAACTCTCCCTGATGCTGTGGCAGCAGGAGCTTTACAACGGATTtgtgaagtggaaaaaaaaggTGGTGATCGAAGGCTGCCAAAAGACATACTAGAGAATAGCCTCTTTCAAGCTTTATGCTTTCAGTTTGAACAGGAGCCCTCACATCTGTCAAACACTAGTTTGGTGGCTGCTTTGCATTCTCTGATTCTGTTGCATGTGGATCCTCAAAGTAACCTATTGCTGAACCTGGTGGCAGAGTGCCAGGATCGTCTCAAAAGAGGTGGCCTGGAAGTTCACAATCTTTGTATTCTTGGAGAAAGTCTGATTAGACTGCAAGGCCCAGATTGTGTGACACTAGAACTGATTCTTTATCAACTGCAaggtgaaaaattggaaacatttaCCCCGGAGGATATTGTGGCCCTTTATAGAATATTGCAGGCCTGTGCTGAAAAAATGGATCAACACCAAAcgtttttaaataagataaacaacTTTTCCCTTTCAATAGTTTACAGCCTGAGCCCTAAATTGATTAGCCAAATGCTCACTGCCCTCGTTGCCCTTGATCAAACTCAGGCACTTCCTCTGGTTATAAAATTGGGTAAATATGTTGTGAGGCACATCACACATTTCACTAATGAGGAACTTGGAAGAGTCTTAGAGGCTTTCATATATTTTGGGCACAGTGACAGATTTTTTACACAAGCCCTAGAGCAATACGTAACTACACTTTCTCTTACCTTGGATCCCGAAGTTGTCAGCAAAATCATGGAGTACTGCAGTAGAAAACTGATTCTTTCAAAACCCATCTTTGATGCAGTGGCAGAAAGTTTTGTTTGCCAAACAGAAAAATTTTCACCTAGTCAGGTTTCTAAATTAATTGAGCCATTTGGAAAACTCAATTATTTGCCACCAAATGCCTCTGCTTTATTTAGGAAGCTAGAAAATATGCTATTcactcattttaattattttccaccCAAAACACTATTGGGACTTCTCCATTCATGTTCACTTATTGAACGCCATCCAGTCAACTTTATGGCAAAAATATTCAGCCCCTTTTTCCTTCAGCGTCTTCAAG GTGAAGAATCTTATTTGGACAGATTGAGCCTGGCCCGACTGACCCAGCTTTTCTTAACTTCAGTCCTAGAGTGCCATTTCTATAAG GGTCCAAAACTTCTTCCTAACTTTCGAGTGAGATCGTTTCTTACTCCATGCTGTTCCCTGGAGACCCCTATGGATTTTCAGCTTTATAAATCTGTGATGGTTGGACTGATTGACCTTTTAGGAGCAAGATTGTATTTTGCTTCAAAAGTGTTAACACCTTACTGTTATACGATAG ATGTGGAAATTAAATTAGATGAAGAAGGATTTGTATTGCCATTCATGGTTGATGAAGATGTCCATCAAAG gGTAGCACTGTGCATTGATGGTCCAAAAAGATTTTGCCCTAATAGCAAACACTTATTGGGAAAAGAAGCTATTAAACAAAGACACCTACAGTTACTTGGTTATGAAGTTGTTCAG aTCCCGTATCATGAGATTGATATGCTAAAATCAAGACTAGAATTGGTGGAATATTTACAGAGAAAACTATTTTCTCAAAGAAGTGGTGACCATTGGTAA
- the FASTKD3 gene encoding FAST kinase domain-containing protein 3, mitochondrial isoform X2 — translation MALITLRRNVCHLAAFWIHGAALKNQPINHVHKAVKGHHLCPWFCSQPPELFRVRFRHACCKKFHSENGNDPHPVGEPVYSQVRDWDRLEQNLKNEDEQLFIRRLNGFTSSEEVLSFISTMETLPDAVAAGALQRICEVEKKGGDRRLPKDILENSLFQALCFQFEQEPSHLSNTSLVAALHSLILLHVDPQSNLLLNLVAECQDRLKRGGLEVHNLCILGESLIRLQGPDCVTLELILYQLQGEKLETFTPEDIVALYRILQACAEKMDQHQTFLNKINNFSLSIVYSLSPKLISQMLTALVALDQTQALPLVIKLGKYVVRHITHFTNEELGRVLEAFIYFGHSDRFFTQALEQYVTTLSLTLDPEVVSKIMEYCSRKLILSKPIFDAVAESFVCQTEKFSPSQVSKLIEPFGKLNYLPPNASALFRKLENMLFTHFNYFPPKTLLGLLHSCSLIERHPVNFMAKIFSPFFLQRLQGEESYLDRLSLARLTQLFLTSVLECHFYKGPKLLPNFRVRSFLTPCCSLETPMDFQLYKSVMVGLIDLLGARLYFASKVLTPYCYTIAFSPIDKCKVEEITTTKECRKIVFVKVSHEEFFLSSLTRCGN, via the exons ATGGCTTTAATCACCCTGCGGAGGAATGTTTGTCACTTAGCTGCTTTTTGGATACACGGAGCTGCTCTAAAAAATCAACCTATAAATCATGTTCACAAGGCAGTCAAGGGACATCATCTGTGTCCTTGGTTCTGTTCACAACCACCTGAGCTTTTCCGGGTAAGATTTCGTCACGCCTGTTGTAAAAAGTTTCattcagaaaatggaaatgacCCTCATCCAGTTGGTGAGCCAGTATACTCTCAAGTACGTGACTGGGACAGGCTTgaacaaaatcttaaaaatgaggaCGAACAGCTATTTATCAGGAGACTAAACGGCTTCACTTCCTCAGAAGAAGTGTTAAGTTTCATAAGCACAATGGAAACTCTCCCTGATGCTGTGGCAGCAGGAGCTTTACAACGGATTtgtgaagtggaaaaaaaaggTGGTGATCGAAGGCTGCCAAAAGACATACTAGAGAATAGCCTCTTTCAAGCTTTATGCTTTCAGTTTGAACAGGAGCCCTCACATCTGTCAAACACTAGTTTGGTGGCTGCTTTGCATTCTCTGATTCTGTTGCATGTGGATCCTCAAAGTAACCTATTGCTGAACCTGGTGGCAGAGTGCCAGGATCGTCTCAAAAGAGGTGGCCTGGAAGTTCACAATCTTTGTATTCTTGGAGAAAGTCTGATTAGACTGCAAGGCCCAGATTGTGTGACACTAGAACTGATTCTTTATCAACTGCAaggtgaaaaattggaaacatttaCCCCGGAGGATATTGTGGCCCTTTATAGAATATTGCAGGCCTGTGCTGAAAAAATGGATCAACACCAAAcgtttttaaataagataaacaacTTTTCCCTTTCAATAGTTTACAGCCTGAGCCCTAAATTGATTAGCCAAATGCTCACTGCCCTCGTTGCCCTTGATCAAACTCAGGCACTTCCTCTGGTTATAAAATTGGGTAAATATGTTGTGAGGCACATCACACATTTCACTAATGAGGAACTTGGAAGAGTCTTAGAGGCTTTCATATATTTTGGGCACAGTGACAGATTTTTTACACAAGCCCTAGAGCAATACGTAACTACACTTTCTCTTACCTTGGATCCCGAAGTTGTCAGCAAAATCATGGAGTACTGCAGTAGAAAACTGATTCTTTCAAAACCCATCTTTGATGCAGTGGCAGAAAGTTTTGTTTGCCAAACAGAAAAATTTTCACCTAGTCAGGTTTCTAAATTAATTGAGCCATTTGGAAAACTCAATTATTTGCCACCAAATGCCTCTGCTTTATTTAGGAAGCTAGAAAATATGCTATTcactcattttaattattttccaccCAAAACACTATTGGGACTTCTCCATTCATGTTCACTTATTGAACGCCATCCAGTCAACTTTATGGCAAAAATATTCAGCCCCTTTTTCCTTCAGCGTCTTCAAG GTGAAGAATCTTATTTGGACAGATTGAGCCTGGCCCGACTGACCCAGCTTTTCTTAACTTCAGTCCTAGAGTGCCATTTCTATAAG GGTCCAAAACTTCTTCCTAACTTTCGAGTGAGATCGTTTCTTACTCCATGCTGTTCCCTGGAGACCCCTATGGATTTTCAGCTTTATAAATCTGTGATGGTTGGACTGATTGACCTTTTAGGAGCAAGATTGTATTTTGCTTCAAAAGTGTTAACACCTTACTGTTATACGATAG CCTTCAGCCCAATTGATAAATGCAAGGTGGAAGAGATCACAACAACAAAGGAATGCAGGAAGATAGTGTTTGTGAAGGTATCACACgaagaatttttcctttcttctctcaccAGATGTGGAAATTAA